The proteins below come from a single Campylobacter sp. CCUG 57310 genomic window:
- a CDS encoding adenylosuccinate synthase, with translation MTKADIVVGVQWGDEGKGKIVDMLSAKYDVVCRCQGGHNAGHTIWTNGVKYALHLVPSGILHRNIINVIGNGVVVSPEFLIKELEQFEDLEGRFFISDKAHLNLPHHALIDRAKERLKGKNAIGTTGKGIGPAYSDKISRSGHRMGELNDPDKLCKAIMSDFEENRCFLDALEIEIPSKEELLKELKFYKEKLAKFITNTTRLVWKELDNNKKILLEGAQGTLLDIDHGTYPYVTSSNTVTAGSCAGIGINPKEVGEVIGIIKAYTTRVGNGAFPSEDFGKDGDRMCDVGKEVGTTTGRRRRCGWFDAVAVRYAARLDGVDKFALMKLDVLDGFSKVKICRAYEYKGKETDCFPTDLENVKPVYEELDGWDSVVGVREFKDLPENAKAYIRRIEELTGVRVGIISTSPEREDTIIR, from the coding sequence ATGACTAAAGCTGATATTGTAGTCGGAGTTCAATGGGGAGACGAGGGAAAAGGCAAGATAGTTGATATGCTAAGTGCCAAGTATGATGTGGTTTGCAGGTGTCAAGGCGGACACAACGCCGGTCACACTATCTGGACAAACGGCGTAAAATACGCGCTTCACCTTGTGCCTTCGGGAATTTTGCATAGAAATATTATAAACGTGATCGGCAACGGTGTCGTAGTAAGTCCTGAATTTTTGATCAAAGAGCTTGAGCAGTTTGAGGATCTTGAAGGAAGATTTTTTATAAGTGACAAAGCGCATTTAAATTTACCTCATCACGCACTCATAGATCGTGCAAAAGAGCGTTTAAAAGGCAAAAACGCCATAGGAACTACAGGAAAAGGCATAGGACCTGCTTATAGCGATAAGATAAGCAGAAGCGGTCATAGAATGGGCGAATTAAACGATCCTGATAAACTTTGCAAGGCTATAATGAGCGATTTTGAAGAAAACAGATGCTTTCTTGACGCGCTTGAAATAGAAATTCCAAGCAAAGAGGAGCTTTTAAAAGAGCTTAAATTTTATAAAGAGAAGCTGGCGAAATTTATAACCAACACTACAAGGCTTGTTTGGAAAGAGCTTGACAATAATAAAAAGATATTGCTTGAAGGTGCGCAAGGAACCTTGCTTGATATAGATCACGGCACTTATCCTTATGTAACTAGCTCAAACACCGTAACAGCAGGTAGTTGCGCAGGTATAGGCATAAACCCTAAAGAAGTAGGAGAGGTAATCGGCATCATCAAAGCTTACACTACTCGCGTTGGCAACGGAGCTTTCCCGTCTGAAGACTTTGGAAAAGATGGCGATCGTATGTGTGATGTGGGTAAAGAGGTCGGCACTACGACAGGCAGAAGAAGACGCTGTGGTTGGTTTGATGCGGTTGCTGTAAGATACGCTGCCAGACTTGACGGAGTGGATAAATTTGCGCTTATGAAGCTTGACGTGCTTGATGGATTTAGCAAGGTTAAAATTTGCAGAGCGTACGAGTACAAGGGCAAGGAAACGGATTGTTTTCCTACCGATTTGGAAAACGTAAAGCCGGTTTACGAAGAGCTTGACGGTTGGGATAGCGTAGTCGGCGTGCGTGAATTTAAAGACCTTCCTGAAAATGCAAAGGCTTACATAAGACGCATAGAGGAGCTAACCGGAGTCAGAGTAGGCATCATCTCTACGAGCCCTGAAAGAGAAGATACTATCATAAGATGA
- a CDS encoding flagellar export protein FliJ, producing MKSKFSQIVKVKKQNLDKISMRLARSRAETVMIEGFIAEANEQIASIKLPQSGQISQMKSSLELLNLARKEKEILTQRLELTKKSIMHYEHQYKNANLEYEKIKYLESEDFKSQIAKIKRAEQNMLDEFGSIRHAYLKESGN from the coding sequence ATGAAGAGCAAATTTAGCCAAATCGTAAAAGTAAAAAAACAAAATTTGGATAAAATAAGCATGCGTCTTGCAAGAAGTAGGGCTGAAACCGTGATGATAGAGGGATTTATCGCTGAAGCAAACGAGCAGATAGCATCTATAAAACTGCCTCAAAGCGGTCAAATTTCGCAAATGAAAAGCTCTTTGGAACTTTTAAATTTGGCTCGCAAGGAAAAAGAAATTTTAACTCAAAGGCTTGAGCTTACCAAAAAAAGCATAATGCACTATGAGCACCAATATAAAAACGCAAATTTAGAGTATGAAAAGATCAAGTATCTTGAAAGCGAGGATTTTAAATCTCAAATCGCCAAGATAAAAAGAGCCGAGCAAAATATGCTTGACGAGTTCGGTTCTATCAGACATGCCTATCTTAAAGAGAGTGGGAATTGA
- a CDS encoding MotE family protein, which produces MKKILILLLLNLALFGFEVPVDCVSIFESRKAELLKEVEKIDEAKQGLEAFQASSKALFNERNIQLAKKEAEINATLEKIEAKKKDIENLLKRNDEILAELKTMTTDKVSEAYGKMKDQSAADVLSAMDRANAATIMYALAPKKISTIMAKMPPNIASEITLLLQKGPPFMHSESNATSGSDSSPEGPAGNLLNF; this is translated from the coding sequence TTGAAGAAAATTTTAATTTTATTGCTGCTGAATTTGGCTCTTTTTGGTTTTGAAGTGCCGGTTGATTGTGTTTCTATATTTGAATCCAGAAAAGCCGAGCTTTTAAAAGAAGTTGAAAAGATAGATGAAGCCAAACAAGGACTTGAGGCATTTCAGGCTTCATCAAAAGCTCTGTTTAACGAGCGCAATATCCAACTTGCTAAAAAAGAAGCCGAGATAAACGCGACACTTGAAAAAATCGAAGCAAAAAAGAAAGATATCGAAAATTTACTCAAGAGAAACGATGAAATTTTAGCCGAGCTTAAGACGATGACTACCGATAAGGTTAGCGAAGCTTACGGCAAGATGAAGGATCAATCCGCCGCTGATGTGCTAAGCGCTATGGATAGAGCAAATGCCGCTACTATAATGTATGCGCTGGCTCCTAAAAAAATTTCAACTATCATGGCTAAAATGCCGCCTAATATAGCTTCGGAGATAACGTTACTGCTTCAAAAGGGTCCGCCGTTTATGCATAGCGAATCAAACGCGACTTCAGGCAGTGATAGTTCGCCCGAAGGACCTGCGGGAAATCTGCTAAATTTTTAA
- a CDS encoding DUF507 family protein, translating to MRIKLPHTPYIAQKIAIDLLKSGFVTLNKGVEPLAALAKEILDDDLNRERALEERVNEVLEENENEMEFMQVDRKNMFWLVKKKLAKEYNVILAYEDRFNNVAHLILEAAWKKSLMDYTVSENRIKNIIYGSIENYIKTYEKLEDEVIAKIDNYKRKLIPGTEEYDIVFEKLYEEELRKKGML from the coding sequence ATGCGTATTAAACTACCACACACTCCCTATATTGCACAAAAAATCGCAATTGATCTATTAAAATCCGGATTTGTTACTTTAAATAAAGGTGTTGAGCCTCTTGCAGCTCTTGCTAAAGAAATTTTAGATGATGATTTAAACCGCGAAAGAGCGCTTGAAGAGCGAGTTAATGAGGTCTTGGAAGAGAATGAAAACGAGATGGAATTTATGCAAGTGGATAGAAAAAATATGTTTTGGCTCGTTAAGAAAAAACTCGCAAAAGAGTATAACGTAATACTTGCTTATGAAGATCGTTTTAATAACGTTGCTCACCTCATCCTTGAGGCCGCTTGGAAAAAAAGCCTGATGGACTATACCGTTTCTGAAAATAGAATTAAAAACATAATTTATGGCTCGATAGAAAACTATATTAAAACCTACGAAAAGCTTGAAGATGAGGTTATCGCAAAGATTGATAACTATAAGCGCAAGCTGATACCGGGTACCGAAGAGTATGATATCGTGTTTGAAAAGCTTTATGAAGAAGAGCTAAGAAAAAAAGGAATGCTTTAA
- the carA gene encoding glutamine-hydrolyzing carbamoyl-phosphate synthase small subunit, with product MKAYIYLENGVFLEAKAFGKGGSAFGELVFNTSMSGYQEIMSDPSYAGQFIVFTMPEIGIVGANDDDMESSHIYASGVIMRSYNEMTSNFRSQKNLAEFFESKGKFGVYDVDTRYLTKILRDNGNIRAFISTEISDKDELKRRLEASPDISEINYVKEVSTKEIYSYEKSPCKYGQKPFKSSKNVGKKVAVIDFGVKRNILNELCEVGLDVEVYPYDTKAEILIDKFKKGEIHGVFLSNGPGEPKSLKTEIEQIKILVEAKMPIFGICLGHQLLSNAFGYETYKLKFGQHGANHPVINLDTKSVEITAQNHNYNVPENICEVAEITHKNLFDGTIEGVKYKNYPVFSVQHHPEASSGPNESKYIFKQFVEIL from the coding sequence ATGAAAGCTTATATCTATCTTGAAAACGGCGTATTTTTAGAAGCTAAGGCTTTTGGTAAGGGCGGAAGCGCATTTGGCGAACTAGTCTTTAACACATCCATGAGCGGTTATCAAGAGATAATGAGCGATCCAAGCTATGCCGGACAGTTTATAGTATTTACCATGCCTGAAATCGGCATAGTGGGCGCAAATGACGACGATATGGAAAGCTCTCATATTTATGCAAGCGGTGTTATCATGAGAAGCTATAACGAGATGACTTCAAATTTCCGCTCTCAAAAGAATTTAGCCGAATTTTTCGAGTCAAAGGGCAAATTCGGCGTTTATGACGTAGATACTCGCTATCTTACTAAAATTTTAAGAGATAACGGCAATATTAGAGCCTTCATATCAACTGAAATTAGCGATAAAGACGAGCTTAAAAGACGCCTTGAAGCGTCGCCTGATATATCCGAAATAAACTATGTCAAAGAGGTTAGCACAAAAGAAATTTACTCTTATGAAAAATCACCTTGCAAATACGGACAAAAACCTTTTAAGTCTTCGAAAAATGTCGGCAAAAAAGTCGCGGTGATTGATTTTGGGGTTAAAAGAAATATACTAAACGAGCTTTGTGAGGTTGGTCTTGATGTCGAGGTTTATCCTTATGATACGAAGGCTGAAATTTTAATAGACAAGTTTAAAAAAGGCGAAATTCACGGCGTATTTTTATCAAACGGACCGGGCGAACCAAAGAGCTTAAAAACCGAGATAGAGCAGATAAAAATTTTAGTTGAAGCTAAGATGCCGATATTTGGAATTTGCCTTGGACATCAGCTGCTTAGCAATGCGTTTGGTTACGAGACTTACAAGCTTAAATTCGGACAGCACGGCGCAAATCACCCTGTTATAAATTTAGACACAAAAAGCGTTGAGATTACAGCACAAAATCATAACTACAACGTGCCGGAAAACATTTGCGAGGTTGCCGAAATAACTCACAAGAATTTATTTGACGGCACTATCGAAGGGGTTAAATACAAAAACTATCCCGTATTTTCCGTCCAGCATCACCCTGAAGCTAGTTCAGGACCAAATGAAAGTAAATATATATTCAAACAATTCGTTGAAATTTTATAA
- a CDS encoding sulfite exporter TauE/SafE family protein, whose protein sequence is MDSATVFSIITVALSSSLAHCTGMCGGFVIALSSFLDQKKSVKNIFVIIGYNASRVSAYILQGAIFGAFGGVFILSLKARGYLFFALGVFLVILGIALIRRGKILNLIETNSPFYKFINSNMRALISKKSKFGFLILGFLNGFLPCGVVYYFLALAIAAGSAAKGALVMGLFGAVSLVMMSTYALLFKLLSDKFRNFMLYISGVLIVGYGIYLAFLGFMATK, encoded by the coding sequence ATGGATAGTGCGACTGTTTTTTCGATCATAACCGTTGCGCTATCTAGCTCATTAGCTCACTGCACCGGGATGTGTGGAGGCTTTGTAATCGCACTTTCAAGCTTTTTAGATCAAAAAAAATCAGTAAAAAATATATTTGTCATTATAGGCTATAATGCTTCAAGAGTTAGCGCATATATCCTGCAAGGTGCTATTTTTGGTGCGTTTGGAGGAGTGTTTATACTCTCTTTAAAGGCAAGAGGATATCTGTTTTTTGCTCTCGGAGTTTTTTTAGTGATTTTAGGGATCGCGCTTATTCGTCGCGGGAAAATTTTAAATTTGATCGAGACAAATTCGCCGTTTTATAAGTTTATAAACTCAAATATGCGAGCTTTGATATCTAAAAAGAGCAAATTTGGCTTTTTGATACTTGGGTTTTTAAACGGTTTTTTGCCTTGCGGCGTGGTGTATTATTTCCTAGCGCTTGCGATCGCTGCCGGAAGTGCGGCAAAAGGAGCTCTTGTGATGGGGCTTTTTGGCGCTGTTAGCTTGGTTATGATGAGTACATATGCTCTTTTGTTTAAACTGCTAAGTGATAAATTTAGGAATTTTATGCTTTACATATCCGGTGTTTTGATAGTAGGATACGGCATTTATTTGGCGTTTTTGGGATTTATGGCGACGAAGTAA
- a CDS encoding PAS domain-containing sensor histidine kinase, which yields MNKIEKKFKQYQEAIEASNIVSKTDINGIITFVNDEFCKISGFSREELIGANHNIVRHPEVNENVFKKLWNTILAKKVHKAIVRNRTKDGKDVYLNTTIIPILDLNGEIEEFVAIRHDITDTINLNNELLKTKQELEDLNKTLEKRVKEQTKELLNLNENLEQLVQEEIKKNEEKTKMLIVQSRLASMGEMLSNIAHQWRQPLNELSITLFKLKEAAGKDDERFKSGYEHSKRIIKDMSHTIEEFRNFFNVDRDKELFLPSISLKNAMQMVEKTYQKEGIELKLNLENEAEILGFHSQLAQAIIILLSNAKDAMKDKKYDKVVTISINIEDKFVIIQVLDNGGGIKDEIIDKIFEPYFTTKHPSAGTGIGLYMLKTIVENMCGSINVRNEPFGACFEIRLPIADEDN from the coding sequence ATGAATAAAATAGAAAAGAAATTCAAGCAGTATCAAGAGGCGATAGAGGCTAGTAATATCGTATCAAAAACCGATATAAACGGCATTATTACCTTTGTAAATGATGAATTTTGTAAAATTTCCGGCTTTTCAAGAGAGGAGCTTATCGGTGCAAATCACAACATAGTTCGCCATCCCGAAGTTAATGAAAATGTATTTAAAAAACTTTGGAATACAATTTTAGCCAAAAAAGTTCATAAGGCTATCGTCAGAAACCGCACTAAAGACGGCAAAGACGTCTATCTAAATACGACCATAATTCCTATTTTGGATTTAAACGGCGAGATAGAGGAGTTTGTCGCGATTCGCCATGATATAACCGATACGATAAATTTAAATAACGAGCTTTTAAAGACCAAACAAGAGCTTGAGGATCTTAATAAAACGCTTGAAAAAAGGGTCAAAGAACAGACTAAAGAGCTTTTAAATCTAAATGAAAATTTAGAGCAACTCGTGCAAGAAGAGATAAAGAAAAACGAAGAAAAAACCAAGATGCTTATAGTTCAATCTCGTCTTGCGAGCATGGGAGAGATGCTTTCAAACATAGCTCATCAATGGAGGCAGCCGCTAAATGAGCTCAGCATCACGCTTTTTAAACTCAAAGAGGCTGCTGGCAAGGATGATGAGAGGTTTAAGAGTGGCTATGAGCACTCAAAGCGGATTATTAAGGATATGTCTCATACTATTGAAGAGTTTAGAAATTTCTTTAATGTGGATAGGGATAAGGAGCTTTTTTTGCCTTCGATTTCGCTTAAAAACGCTATGCAGATGGTTGAAAAGACCTATCAAAAAGAGGGCATTGAGCTAAAGTTAAATTTGGAAAATGAAGCTGAAATTTTAGGCTTTCACTCGCAACTTGCTCAAGCTATAATCATCTTGCTTAGTAATGCAAAAGATGCGATGAAGGACAAAAAATATGATAAAGTTGTTACCATTTCAATAAATATAGAGGATAAATTTGTAATAATTCAGGTTTTGGATAACGGCGGCGGCATCAAAGATGAGATTATAGATAAAATTTTTGAGCCTTATTTTACTACTAAGCATCCAAGCGCAGGAACAGGTATAGGACTATATATGCTTAAGACTATAGTTGAGAACATGTGTGGAAGTATAAATGTGCGAAACGAACCCTTTGGAGCTTGCTTTGAGATAAGATTACCTATTGCAGACGAAGATAATTAA
- a CDS encoding response regulator transcription factor encodes MGNLKDLTILLVEDEHRVRESMGEVFASEFKKVITAGNGDEGLKKFKKFSPDIVVTDIAMPITDGLDMSKEIKEISKNTPIIVLSAFSEKERLLKAIDVGIDKYLMKPIDMDELFTVLENIAKSKIESANLIDIADGYFFNQTKRVLVKDGVEIALTKKELAFISLLVKRLGTLVLIEEIKNVVWVGEKVSEAAIRTFVKRVRDKVGAEFIKNIPGLGYKIDLK; translated from the coding sequence ATGGGAAATTTAAAAGATCTAACAATACTTTTGGTAGAGGATGAACATAGAGTAAGAGAGTCTATGGGCGAAGTTTTTGCAAGTGAATTTAAGAAGGTAATAACTGCCGGCAACGGAGATGAGGGGCTTAAGAAATTTAAGAAATTTAGTCCCGATATCGTGGTAACGGATATCGCGATGCCTATTACGGACGGACTTGATATGTCAAAAGAGATAAAAGAAATTTCTAAGAACACTCCGATAATAGTTCTAAGCGCATTTAGCGAGAAAGAAAGACTGCTAAAAGCCATAGATGTCGGTATAGATAAGTATCTGATGAAACCTATTGATATGGATGAGCTTTTTACAGTGCTTGAAAACATAGCAAAATCAAAGATAGAAAGCGCAAATTTGATAGATATTGCGGATGGATATTTTTTCAATCAGACCAAAAGGGTTTTAGTTAAAGACGGAGTGGAGATAGCCCTTACGAAAAAAGAGCTTGCATTTATATCTTTGCTTGTTAAGCGTCTTGGCACTCTTGTTTTGATTGAAGAGATAAAAAATGTCGTTTGGGTTGGCGAAAAAGTAAGCGAAGCTGCTATAAGAACCTTTGTAAAGCGTGTTAGAGACAAAGTTGGAGCCGAATTTATCAAAAACATCCCGGGACTTGGATACAAGATAGATCTGAAATAA
- the ccoN gene encoding cytochrome-c oxidase, cbb3-type subunit I, with the protein MRPSNALNYDYTVAKYFMFATILFGIIGMAIGVIIAFQMAYPDLNYLAGEYGTFSRLRPLHTSGVIFGFMLSGIFATWYYIGQRVLKVSMNESPFLMFIGKLHFWLYMVLMIVAVISLFAGVSTSKEYAELEWPLDIGVVVVWVLWGVSIFGLIGIRREKTLYISLWYYIATFLGVAMLYLFNNMAVPTKFISGYGDWWHSVSMYAGTNDALVQWWYGHNAVAFVFTVAIIAQIYYFLPKESGQPVFSYKLSLFAFWGLMFVYLWAGGHHLIYSTVPDWMQTMGSIFSIVLILPSWGSAINMLLTMKGEWVQLRENPLIKFMILASTFYMFSTLEGPILSIKSVNALAHFTDWIPGHVHDGTLGWVGFMTMAALYHMTPRIMKREIYSKSLMEVQFWIQTTGIVLYFASMWVAGITQGMMWRATDQFGNLAYSFIDTVTVLIPYYWIRAVGGLLYLIGFFIFTYNIYKSMSARVLDKEPANASPAGICCGVKEAKNV; encoded by the coding sequence ATGCGACCATCAAATGCATTAAACTACGATTACACGGTAGCTAAGTATTTTATGTTTGCAACCATATTGTTTGGTATCATCGGTATGGCTATCGGCGTGATTATAGCGTTTCAGATGGCATATCCTGACCTGAACTACTTGGCTGGCGAATATGGAACTTTCAGCCGTCTTAGACCGCTTCATACCTCGGGCGTTATCTTTGGATTTATGCTCTCGGGAATTTTTGCGACTTGGTACTACATCGGACAAAGAGTTTTAAAAGTCTCTATGAACGAATCGCCGTTTTTGATGTTTATCGGCAAGCTTCATTTTTGGCTCTATATGGTTTTGATGATAGTTGCAGTAATCAGCCTTTTTGCAGGCGTTAGCACATCAAAAGAGTATGCCGAGCTTGAGTGGCCGCTTGATATAGGCGTAGTTGTCGTGTGGGTTCTTTGGGGTGTTAGTATATTTGGACTTATCGGAATTCGCCGCGAAAAGACGCTTTATATCTCGCTTTGGTACTATATAGCTACGTTTCTTGGCGTTGCTATGCTGTATCTGTTTAACAACATGGCGGTTCCTACGAAATTTATTTCAGGATACGGCGACTGGTGGCATTCAGTTTCCATGTATGCCGGCACAAACGACGCTTTGGTTCAGTGGTGGTATGGGCACAACGCGGTTGCTTTCGTGTTTACCGTTGCGATCATAGCTCAAATTTATTACTTTCTTCCAAAAGAGAGCGGACAGCCTGTATTTTCATATAAATTATCGCTTTTTGCATTTTGGGGACTTATGTTTGTCTATCTTTGGGCGGGCGGACACCACCTTATTTACTCGACCGTTCCTGACTGGATGCAGACTATGGGATCGATATTTTCTATCGTTCTTATCCTTCCGTCTTGGGGCTCTGCGATAAACATGCTCCTTACGATGAAGGGCGAGTGGGTTCAGCTTCGCGAAAATCCGTTGATCAAATTTATGATTTTGGCTTCAACTTTTTATATGTTCTCAACGCTTGAAGGACCGATCCTTTCTATCAAATCGGTAAACGCTCTTGCTCACTTTACGGACTGGATCCCGGGACACGTTCATGACGGTACTCTTGGATGGGTTGGGTTTATGACTATGGCGGCACTTTATCATATGACTCCGCGCATTATGAAGCGTGAAATTTACTCAAAATCCTTAATGGAAGTTCAGTTCTGGATCCAAACTACGGGTATCGTTCTGTATTTCGCGTCAATGTGGGTAGCAGGTATCACTCAAGGTATGATGTGGAGAGCGACTGATCAGTTTGGAAATTTAGCCTATTCATTTATAGATACCGTTACGGTTCTTATACCTTATTATTGGATTAGAGCGGTTGGCGGACTACTTTACTTGATAGGATTTTTTATATTTACTTATAATATTTACAAATCGATGTCTGCAAGAGTGCTTGATAAAGAGCCTGCAAATGCAAGCCCAGCAGGAATTTGCTGTGGCGTAAAGGAGGCAAAAAATGTTTAG
- the ccoO gene encoding cytochrome-c oxidase, cbb3-type subunit II: MFSWLEKNPFFFAVAVFIVIAYAGIIEILPDFANRARPVEGVKPPTVLQLAGKHIYMKDSCNACHTQMIRPFKSETDRYGMYSLSGEYAYDRPHLWGSKRTGPDLKRVGNYRTTDWHENHMLDPTSVVPGSIMPAYKHMFKNNADIETAYGEAVTTKKVFGVPYDTEGMPKLGSWEETQAIVKEEAQAIVDEMKDQGVKDAFARGEIKEIVAIIAYLNSLK, translated from the coding sequence ATGTTTAGTTGGTTAGAAAAAAATCCATTCTTTTTTGCTGTTGCGGTTTTTATAGTTATCGCTTATGCGGGCATTATCGAAATTTTGCCTGATTTTGCAAATCGTGCAAGACCGGTTGAGGGGGTTAAGCCTCCTACGGTGCTTCAGCTTGCAGGCAAGCATATCTACATGAAAGACAGCTGTAACGCCTGCCATACGCAGATGATCCGTCCGTTTAAGTCTGAAACCGATAGATACGGTATGTATTCTCTAAGCGGCGAGTATGCTTATGATCGTCCTCATCTTTGGGGTTCAAAAAGAACAGGACCCGATCTAAAACGCGTAGGCAACTACCGCACGACAGACTGGCATGAAAATCATATGCTAGATCCTACATCTGTAGTTCCTGGCTCTATCATGCCTGCTTATAAACATATGTTTAAAAACAATGCCGACATAGAAACGGCTTACGGCGAAGCGGTTACTACAAAAAAAGTATTTGGAGTTCCTTACGATACCGAGGGCATGCCTAAGCTTGGTTCTTGGGAAGAGACTCAAGCAATCGTAAAAGAAGAGGCTCAGGCTATAGTTGACGAGATGAAAGATCAAGGCGTAAAAGATGCGTTTGCAAGAGGCGAGATCAAAGAGATCGTCGCAATAATCGCATATTTAAACAGCTTGAAATAG
- a CDS encoding cytochrome c oxidase, cbb3-type, CcoQ subunit has protein sequence MDMQTIRELQGYGFFFFTVFLVIVLYSYYYHLYKSEKTGRRNYEKYSNLALNDNLDSEILESVSSDNTKKES, from the coding sequence ATGGATATGCAGACTATAAGAGAGCTTCAGGGCTATGGATTTTTCTTCTTTACGGTTTTTTTGGTAATCGTGCTTTATAGCTATTATTATCATCTTTATAAATCCGAAAAAACGGGCAGAAGAAACTACGAGAAGTACTCGAATTTAGCGCTTAACGACAATCTTGATAGCGAAATTTTAGAGTCTGTATCCTCGGATAATACAAAAAAGGAAAGTTAA
- a CDS encoding cbb3-type cytochrome c oxidase N-terminal domain-containing protein, with the protein MQWFNLEDNINLLSLIGALAIILLTVFVVGKYMKQMKESKSEGELSEHNWDGIGEYKNPLPIGWAVMFVLTLVWAIWYYLVGYPLNSYSQIGEYNEEVKTMNAKFEKEWANPDLKTLHAMGESIYLVQCSACHGITADGINGKAADLTVWGSEKALVDVILNGSKGLDYPMGEMPGGMADEEGAKAIAAYIAKELSGIKKTSSEDLVEVGRAQFAVCASCHGDDGKGMDGMSPDLTKYGTSEFVMDVLRRGKKGAIGAMPKFDDGRLNDIQQKAVGEYILSLSK; encoded by the coding sequence ATGCAATGGTTTAATTTAGAAGACAATATCAATCTCCTCTCTCTCATCGGCGCATTGGCTATCATCTTGCTTACCGTTTTTGTGGTTGGCAAATATATGAAACAGATGAAAGAGAGCAAATCCGAAGGAGAGCTTAGCGAGCATAATTGGGACGGCATAGGCGAGTATAAAAACCCTCTTCCTATAGGTTGGGCGGTGATGTTTGTGCTTACTCTTGTGTGGGCGATTTGGTACTATTTGGTGGGTTATCCGCTTAATTCGTATTCTCAAATCGGCGAATACAACGAAGAGGTTAAGACTATGAACGCCAAATTTGAAAAAGAGTGGGCAAATCCTGATCTAAAAACTCTTCACGCAATGGGCGAGAGTATCTATCTAGTTCAGTGCTCTGCGTGTCACGGCATAACAGCTGACGGCATTAACGGCAAGGCGGCTGATCTTACCGTATGGGGAAGCGAAAAAGCACTTGTCGATGTGATACTAAACGGCTCAAAAGGACTTGATTATCCTATGGGTGAAATGCCCGGAGGAATGGCCGATGAGGAGGGTGCAAAAGCTATCGCCGCTTACATAGCCAAAGAACTTTCGGGTATTAAAAAAACATCTAGCGAAGATTTAGTCGAGGTCGGCAGAGCGCAGTTTGCGGTCTGTGCGTCATGCCATGGAGATGACGGCAAAGGAATGGACGGCATGAGTCCCGATCTTACAAAATACGGCACGAGCGAGTTTGTAATGGACGTGTTAAGACGCGGTAAAAAAGGCGCGATCGGTGCTATGCCTAAATTTGATGACGGTAGGCTAAACGATATCCAGCAAAAAGCTGTAGGCGAGTATATACTCTCGCTTAGTAAATAA
- a CDS encoding DUF4006 family protein, translated as MENTNRNVFALNGVTGMLIATVLLLTILAVLTCLGISAQKEVAQKPYTLENPSGIQMKSVENAKHVKIKE; from the coding sequence GTGGAAAATACAAATCGAAATGTTTTTGCGCTAAATGGCGTAACTGGTATGCTTATAGCCACGGTGCTTTTGCTTACTATCTTGGCGGTGCTTACTTGTCTTGGAATTTCGGCTCAAAAAGAAGTCGCTCAAAAGCCTTACACTCTTGAAAATCCAAGCGGTATTCAGATGAAGAGCGTTGAAAACGCCAAGCACGTGAAAATTAAGGAGTAA